The following proteins are co-located in the Parafannyhessea umbonata genome:
- the gatB gene encoding Asp-tRNA(Asn)/Glu-tRNA(Gln) amidotransferase subunit GatB, with amino-acid sequence MKKLEDVLRDWEAVIGLEVHTELTALDTKMFCNCRLSHDDPPNTNVCPVCLGMPGALPVPNRKAIQSIVMAGLATNCQIMKHSMFYRKHYFYPDMAKNFQTTQGPVAFCMHGHLDLEVEGAGAAERPAWEDVAADGQTPIARAADGSYTVPIRILRIHMEEDAAKMVHSGGTEGRIAGASESFIDYNRCGTPLIELVTEPDLRTPEEARLFMEKLQQTFKTLGISDCSLENGSMRCDGNISLRRRGETRLGTKAEMKNINSFKSLHDALEYEICRQAEVLEEGGIIYQETRHWEPSRRRTVVMRVKETADDYRLFPDPDLAPFDLTDDFIEEARSHIPELPDAKAARYAADLGLKRADARQIAGDPQTAALFEDAVAAADAAGKKGGKTAQGEKDVAKLVSTVANVIVNLVPGHAGVTAAQVASLSALLATDAITFAQAREVLDAVDGTDQDPEAVVDARGMRQVTDTSALEPVVEEVLARCEDQVRQYHDGNKKVVGYLVGQCMKASRGQGNPKLFNQLLRQKLEA; translated from the coding sequence GTGAAGAAGCTCGAGGACGTCCTCAGGGACTGGGAGGCCGTGATCGGCCTGGAGGTCCACACGGAGCTCACCGCTCTCGACACCAAGATGTTCTGCAACTGCCGCCTCTCGCACGACGACCCGCCCAACACCAACGTGTGCCCCGTCTGCCTGGGCATGCCCGGGGCGCTCCCCGTGCCCAACCGCAAGGCGATCCAGTCCATCGTGATGGCCGGCCTTGCCACAAACTGCCAGATCATGAAGCACTCCATGTTCTACCGAAAGCACTACTTCTATCCTGACATGGCCAAGAACTTCCAGACCACGCAGGGCCCGGTCGCGTTCTGCATGCACGGACACCTGGACCTCGAGGTCGAGGGCGCTGGCGCCGCGGAGCGCCCCGCGTGGGAGGACGTCGCCGCGGACGGCCAGACCCCCATTGCGCGCGCGGCCGACGGCTCGTACACCGTGCCCATCCGCATCCTGCGCATCCACATGGAGGAGGACGCCGCCAAGATGGTCCACTCCGGCGGCACGGAGGGTCGCATCGCCGGCGCGTCCGAGTCGTTCATCGACTACAACCGCTGCGGCACGCCGCTCATCGAGCTCGTGACCGAGCCCGACCTCCGCACGCCGGAGGAGGCCCGCCTGTTCATGGAGAAGCTGCAGCAGACGTTCAAGACGCTCGGCATCAGCGACTGCTCGCTCGAGAACGGCTCCATGCGCTGCGACGGCAACATCAGCCTGCGCCGGCGCGGCGAGACCCGCCTGGGCACCAAGGCCGAGATGAAGAACATCAACTCGTTCAAGAGCCTGCACGACGCGCTGGAGTACGAGATCTGCCGCCAGGCGGAGGTGCTCGAGGAGGGCGGCATCATCTACCAGGAGACCCGCCACTGGGAGCCCAGCCGCCGGCGCACCGTCGTCATGCGCGTGAAGGAGACCGCGGACGACTACCGCCTGTTCCCAGACCCGGACCTCGCGCCGTTCGACCTCACGGACGACTTCATCGAGGAGGCCCGCTCCCACATCCCGGAGCTTCCGGACGCGAAGGCGGCACGCTACGCGGCGGATCTTGGCCTCAAGCGCGCCGACGCCCGCCAGATCGCGGGCGACCCGCAGACGGCCGCCCTTTTCGAGGACGCCGTCGCCGCGGCTGACGCTGCAGGCAAGAAGGGCGGGAAGACCGCCCAGGGCGAGAAGGACGTGGCTAAGCTCGTCTCGACCGTCGCGAACGTGATCGTCAACCTCGTGCCCGGTCACGCGGGCGTCACGGCGGCGCAGGTGGCATCGCTCTCCGCGCTGCTCGCGACCGACGCCATAACCTTTGCCCAGGCGCGCGAGGTGCTCGATGCCGTGGACGGCACGGACCAGGACCCCGAGGCCGTGGTGGACGCGCGCGGCATGCGCCAGGTCACGGACACCTCGGCGCTCGAGCCCGTGGTGGAAGAGGTGCTCGCGCGCTGCGAGGACCAGGTGCGGCAGTACCACGACGGCAACAAGAAGGTCGTGGGCTACCTGGTGGGCCAGTGCATGAAGGCGAGTCGGGGCCAGGGCAACCCGAAGCTCTTCAACCAGCTGCTTCGCCAGAAGCTGGAGGCGTAG
- a CDS encoding YdcF family protein gives MTYLARHSGRPTIGMMPVAVASAGAAAAPLAASATGAAAPLRACAIVTLALGVACVAVFGRLFAKMRATYANAPAPGEKSVLIVLGAAVRGGRPCQTLARRLDVAASLLLGHPDRVAVLSGGASAARPCEPTEAEAMARYLRELGVPEAQLLLEPRAANTRQNMSFSLEVVRKAGLAKRQLCVVSNDYHLWRALRCARRQGVTLVPVAARTPRVSALQQWCREALTILAGR, from the coding sequence GTGACCTACCTTGCACGGCACTCCGGCCGCCCCACCATCGGCATGATGCCCGTTGCCGTCGCGTCCGCCGGAGCCGCGGCCGCCCCCCTCGCGGCTTCCGCGACAGGCGCCGCGGCACCGCTGCGCGCGTGCGCAATCGTGACGCTTGCGTTGGGCGTCGCCTGCGTCGCCGTGTTTGGACGCCTGTTCGCGAAGATGCGCGCGACGTACGCAAACGCGCCCGCGCCGGGCGAGAAGAGCGTGCTCATAGTGCTTGGCGCCGCCGTGCGAGGCGGCAGGCCCTGCCAGACGCTGGCCCGAAGGCTCGACGTGGCCGCAAGCCTCCTGCTTGGACATCCCGACCGCGTTGCCGTTCTTTCGGGCGGCGCGTCCGCCGCACGGCCGTGCGAGCCGACGGAGGCGGAGGCCATGGCCCGATACCTGCGGGAGCTCGGCGTGCCAGAAGCGCAGCTCTTGCTGGAGCCACGTGCGGCGAACACCAGGCAAAACATGTCCTTCTCGCTCGAGGTGGTTCGCAAGGCGGGGCTTGCGAAGAGGCAGCTGTGCGTGGTGTCGAACGACTACCACCTGTGGCGTGCGCTTCGATGCGCGCGTCGGCAGGGCGTGACGCTTGTGCCCGTGGCCGCGCGCACGCCACGCGTGAGCGCCCTCCAGCAATGGTGCCGGGAGGCGCTCACGATCCTTGCTGGGCGCTAG